From the genome of Natrinema marinum:
CCGCCGGCTCGCGGCCGTCTCGCCGGGGTCCGACCCCGAAACGCGCCAGGAGGCTTCGCGCCTGCTCACGGAGGTCCAGGGGCCCAAGCCGGACTACTGGTCGTTCTGGCAGTCGCGAACGGGCGATCCGATCTCGAGCGTCGCCGACCGGCTTCCCGGCGACGCCCAGGTGTACCTGTTCTCCTCGTTCGTCGACGACGCGCCGGTCGACCTCGTCGAGCGGCTTCGCGCGCGAGGCTACGCCGTCCGGGTCGTCTCGCCGGACGTGACGGCGGGGGCCGACGATCTCGAGACGCGGCTGCAGGCGCTCGATCGGCGGACGCGGCTCGGCCGCGTTCGGGCGGCCGGCGCACGCGTCGTCGACTGGGCGCCCGGGCGGTCGCTCGGGCTTGTGCTCCGCGAAGCCGTCGGGGAGGTGCGGAGCCGATGAGCGCCCTCGAGAACCGACCGCCGTCGACGACGCGACGGGCGCTCGTCCTCGCCGCGGGCGTCGGAACGCTCGCGCTCGCCGTCTTCGACCCGACGGTCCTCCTTGGCGTCGTGCTCGGTGCCGGTCTCGCCGTCGCGATCGAGTTATTCGCCGACTCGAACCGCCGCGTCGCGGTCGCGTCGGCGCTCGTCCCGATCGTCGCCGGGGGCATCGTCGCCGCCGTCGCCCGCTCGGGAGCGCCGATCGCCGCCGTCGTGGCGGTCGCGGGCGCGGTCATCGCCGTCGCCGGCGGCGTCGTCGTCGCGGGCTGGCCGCGACCGGGCGTGCTCGTTCGGGTCAGCTCGGCCGCGCTGAGCGGGGCACTCGTCGCGGGCGGCGCGGCGCTGCTCGCGCTGGGCGTCGACGCGGCCGGCGGCCCGCTCCCGGCGCTTTCCGCGGTGGTCTGGGCCACCGGCGACGGATTCGTCGGTCTGTGCGTCGCGATCGGTGTCGCCTGCGTCGCCGTCGTCGCCGCGCTCGTTCTCGTCCCGCCGGCGGCCGTCACCGGTCCGCGGGGTCGCAAGTCGTACGTCTCGAGCCGCAACGGACTCGTGGTGGCAATCGTGTTCGCGACTGGGCTCGCGCTCGCCGCGCTGTTCGCACTGGCGTTTCTCTTCGATTTCGTGCTGTCGCTCGAGGGAGTTACCGACGCGATCGTCCGCAACGCCGTCGTCCGCGGCCTGCTCGCGACCGTGACCGTGGCGTCGGCCGTCCTCGCCGTGTTCGCGGTGGTCGTCCGCTGGTCGTGGCTCTACACCGACCGCCGACGCAACGTCGCCGTTCCGGTCGTCGTCGGCGCGGTCGCCGGTGCCGGCTTCGCGGCCGTTGGCGCGATCGGTGTCACCGGCTCGGCGACCCGCTCGGCGATGTTCCTCGGCGCGACGGCGCTCGCCCTCGGTTTCGGCTGGAGCGCGGCGTGGGTCCTCGAGGGTGCGAGACGACGAGACGAGATCCCGGCTACCGAGACCGTCCTCGCCGGTACGCTGGCCGCCGGTGGCGTCGCCGTCGGTGTGAGCGTCGATGTCGTCTCCCTCGACCTCGAGACGGCGCGTGCCGGAATCGCGACGCTCGTCTCCATCGCGGCCGCCGCGTTCGCGTACGACGCCGGTCGCTACGGCCGGGTGCTCGGACGCGAGATCGGCCCCGGTGCGTCCCGCCGGCCCCAACTCGTGGGGCTCGGCTGGCGCGCCGCGGTGGCCGGCGTCGGCGTGCCGGTGGCGGGCGTCGGCGTCCTGTTCGCGACGGTGCTCGCGCCGACGCTGTCGGTTCCGGCGACGGCCGGCGTCCTCGCCGCGTTGCTCGCGCTGCTCGCCGGGGCGTGGGTCCTAGTCCGCTGACGGCGGCTCCATCGCCGGGACCTCACACTCCTCGAGGACGGCGTCGACGACTGCGCGCCGAGAGACGCCGTCGACGCTCGCCTCGGGGGTCAACACGAGTCGATGGGCCAGCGCGGGGCGGGCGATCCGCTTTACGTCCGCCGGGACGACGTACTCGCGGCCCTCGAGGACGGCTCGCGCCCGGCTCAGTTCGAACAGCCGCTGGACGCCTCGCGGGGAGACGCCGACATCGACGCGGCCGTCGGTCCGGGTGGCGCGACAGACGGCGCCGATGTAGTCGCGCATCGGCCCCTCGACGGTGACCGTCTCGGGGACGCGCTGGAGTTCGCGGACCGTCTCGCGGTCGACGACGGGGTCGACGGTCGGGTCCGGCCGATCGCGGTCGGCGCGGCGGTCGATCAGTTCGCGCGTTCCGTCGGCGTCGGGATAGCCAAGCGAGGTCTTGACCATGAAGCGATCGCGCTGGGCTTCGGGCAACTCGAACGTTCCCTCCTGTTCGACGGGGTTCTGCGTCGCGATGACGAGGAAGGGGTCCGGAAGCTCGTGGGTCTCGCCGTCGACGGTGACCTGGTCTTCCGCCATCGCCTCGAGCAAGGCGGCCTGGGTCTTCGGCGGCGCGCGGTTGATCTCGTCGGCCAGCACGACGTTGGCGAACACCGGGCCGGGCGTGAAGTGAAACTCGCCGGTCTCCTCCTCGAAGACGTAGGAGCCGGTGATGTCGGAGGGCATGAGGTCGGGGGTAAACTGGATCCGGGAGAACTCGAGCCCGAGCGCGGTCGCGAACGACCGCGCGGTCAGCGTCTTGCCCGTTCCGGGCACGTCCTCGAGGAGGACGTGT
Proteins encoded in this window:
- a CDS encoding AAA family ATPase; amino-acid sequence: MSVPDAAATADAVVDEIRSAVVTDRAVLEEITAGLLARGHVLLEDVPGTGKTLTARSFATALGLEFSRIQFTPDLMPSDITGSYVFEEETGEFHFTPGPVFANVVLADEINRAPPKTQAALLEAMAEDQVTVDGETHELPDPFLVIATQNPVEQEGTFELPEAQRDRFMVKTSLGYPDADGTRELIDRRADRDRPDPTVDPVVDRETVRELQRVPETVTVEGPMRDYIGAVCRATRTDGRVDVGVSPRGVQRLFELSRARAVLEGREYVVPADVKRIARPALAHRLVLTPEASVDGVSRRAVVDAVLEECEVPAMEPPSAD